Within Alphaproteobacteria bacterium, the genomic segment GAAAGCATCGTCAAAGCGCTGGCGCTAGGTGCTGACTTCGTCATGTTGGGTCGCACCTGGCTCTATGATGCCATTGGCGCTGACGGAGAGCACGGCATGGAGAAGATGATCGAGGTGCTGGGAGAAGAAATCAGCCTGGCCATGGCCCAATTGGGGCGCTGCCAGCTTGCCGACATCGATGAAAGCCTGATCTTCCACCACGAGACGGCAGCTGGCACGACATTCGAATAAACCGAATTACCTTGACTTCGCAGGTGCGAAAGCGCATTAGGACGCCCAGCGACACCCCTTCAAGGTCAAATTTAGATCGCTCGCCCGGCCCCGTATGTACCGAGGGTCGGCCACGTTTCTTACAGACAAATGTAGGCGTTTCGTTAGACCGGCCCGTGCCAGACACGGAGCCGAGTTGGCAATGCTTGCGTCGTGCTTGCACGCCTTGCGCCCCGCGATCGGGGCGGAGGGTGAGAATTTGAATCGAGAAAGACAAAAAACACATGATTGATTTTGCGGGCCTGAAGTTGCCCCAACCCCTCCTTCGCGCCATTCAGGACGAAGGCTACACCACGCCCACCCCGATCCAGCAGAAGTCCATCCCGACGCTGCTCGAGGGTCATGACCTTTTGGGCGTGGCCCAGACCGGTACCGGCAAGACGGCCGCCTTCGCGCTGCCGCTGCTGCACTATCTGGAAGAAAACGCCGCAGGCGCGCCCCGAAAGGCGCAGCACCGGCAACCACGCGCGTTGATCCTGGCGCCGACGCGCGAGCTGGCCAGCCAGATCGGCGACAGCCTGCGCAGTTATGGCCGCCATCTCTCCTTGCGCACCACCACGGTCTTCGGCGGCACCTCCATCCGGCCTCAAATCCGGGCCCTGAACCAGGGCGTCCACGTGCTGGTGGCGACGCCGGGCAGGCTGCTCGACCTGATGAACCAGGGCTACGTTCGCCTTGATGCCATCGAGGTGTTCGTGCTCGATGAGGCCGACCGCATGCTCGACATGGGCTTCATCCCCGACGTCAAGAGGATCAGCGCCAAGCTGCCCTCGCGGCGCCAGACCGTGATGTTCTCGGCCACCATGCCGAAATCCGTCGAGGGCCTGGCCGCCGGCCTCTTGCGCGATCCGGTGCGCGTCGAAGCAGCACCGGCCGCAACCACGGTCGAGAAGGTGGAGCAACAAGTACTGTTCGTGGCCAAAGACAAAAAGCGAGCCCTGCTCGGCGAGCTGCTCGACGACCAGGCCATCAAGCGCGTGCTCATCTTCACCCGCACTAAGCACGGTGCCAACCGCGTCGCCAAGCACCTGCACCAGCGCGGCATCCTGGCCGACGCCATCCACGGCAACAAGGCCCAGAACGCCCGTCAGCGCGCGCTCGAGAGTTTCCGCAGCGGCCGCATCCGGGCCCTGGTGGCGACCGACATCGCAGCCCGCGGCATCGACGT encodes:
- a CDS encoding DEAD/DEAH box helicase codes for the protein MIDFAGLKLPQPLLRAIQDEGYTTPTPIQQKSIPTLLEGHDLLGVAQTGTGKTAAFALPLLHYLEENAAGAPRKAQHRQPRALILAPTRELASQIGDSLRSYGRHLSLRTTTVFGGTSIRPQIRALNQGVHVLVATPGRLLDLMNQGYVRLDAIEVFVLDEADRMLDMGFIPDVKRISAKLPSRRQTVMFSATMPKSVEGLAAGLLRDPVRVEAAPAATTVEKVEQQVLFVAKDKKRALLGELLDDQAIKRVLIFTRTKHGANRVAKHLHQRGILADAIHGNKAQNARQRALESFRSGRIRALVATDIAARGIDVDGITHVINFDVPVDPESYVHRIGRTARAGAGGMAISFCDHDERGALRDIERTIRQSLPVFSDHSFHAAEIANDPRPGKIRPGAKPPRQGQRRRKAQRRQGFGRPAGKAA